One genomic window of Nocardioides daphniae includes the following:
- a CDS encoding adenosine deaminase encodes MTQPTLEEVRRAPKVVLHDHLDGGLRPATVVELAREVGHQLPVDDAESLGRWFAEAADSGSLERYLETFDHTVAVMQTHDALVRVAREFVEDLVADGVVYAEVRYAPEQHVQGGLSLDEVVAAVQEGFDAGVEAAGGRIVVRQLLTAMRHQARSMEIAELAVAWRDRGVAGFDIAGAEAGYPPTRHLDAFEYLQRENSHFTIHAGEAFGLPSIWQAIQWCGADRLGHGVRIIDDITVDADGQVTLGRLAAYVRDKRIPLEMCPSSNIQTGAAESISTHPIGLLTELRFRVTVNTDNRLMSGTSMTQEMALLVEAFGYGWEDLRWFTINAMKSAFLPFDERLAIIDEVIKPAYAKLIDQS; translated from the coding sequence GTGACCCAGCCCACGCTCGAAGAAGTACGCCGTGCCCCCAAGGTCGTCCTGCACGACCACCTCGACGGGGGCCTGCGCCCCGCCACCGTCGTCGAGCTCGCGCGCGAGGTGGGCCACCAGCTCCCGGTCGACGACGCGGAGTCGCTCGGCCGCTGGTTCGCCGAGGCCGCCGACTCCGGCAGCCTCGAGCGCTACCTGGAGACGTTCGACCACACCGTCGCGGTGATGCAGACCCACGACGCGCTGGTCCGGGTGGCCCGTGAGTTCGTCGAGGACCTGGTCGCCGACGGCGTCGTCTACGCCGAGGTGCGCTACGCCCCCGAGCAGCACGTGCAGGGTGGCCTCTCCCTCGACGAGGTCGTCGCGGCGGTGCAGGAGGGCTTCGACGCCGGCGTGGAGGCGGCCGGCGGCCGCATCGTCGTGCGCCAGCTGCTCACCGCCATGCGCCACCAGGCCCGTTCCATGGAGATCGCCGAGCTCGCCGTCGCCTGGCGCGACCGGGGCGTCGCCGGCTTCGACATCGCCGGGGCGGAGGCGGGTTACCCGCCCACCCGCCACCTCGACGCGTTCGAGTACCTCCAGCGAGAGAACAGCCACTTCACGATCCACGCGGGGGAGGCCTTCGGCCTGCCCTCGATCTGGCAGGCGATCCAGTGGTGCGGCGCCGACCGCCTCGGCCACGGGGTGCGCATCATCGACGACATCACGGTCGACGCCGACGGCCAGGTCACCCTGGGACGTCTGGCCGCGTACGTGCGCGACAAGCGCATCCCGCTGGAGATGTGCCCGTCCTCCAACATCCAGACCGGGGCCGCCGAGTCGATCTCCACCCACCCGATCGGCCTGCTGACCGAGCTCCGCTTCCGCGTCACCGTCAACACCGACAACCGGTTGATGAGCGGCACCTCCATGACCCAGGAGATGGCGCTGCTGGTGGAGGCCTTCGGCTACGGCTGGGAGGACCTGCGCTGGTTCACGATCAACGCGATGAAGTCGGCGTTCCTGCCGTTCGACGAGCGACTCGCGATCATCGACGAGGTCATCAAGCCGGCGTACGCGAAGCTCATCGACCAGTCCTGA
- a CDS encoding FecCD family ABC transporter permease gives MRFPRLVMAALVGAALACAGAVMQGVFGNPLAEPGVVGVSSGAAVAAAAIIVFDLATFGAWTVALGAFVGGLVTTFAVYLLARDHGRTEVVTLVLTGVAINAMAGAALAFLMFLGDTSAREEIIFWQMGSLNGSRNEQVALVLPIALVGIVASLLMARQLDLLALGDKAARHVGVDVEKLRVVAIVVVAVLTAAAVSFAGIIAFVGLIVPHLMRMVVGPGHRALVPASALGGAVLLVLADLWARTAIAYADLPIGMVTSLIGGPVFFWLLRRARRTAGGWA, from the coding sequence GTGCGCTTCCCGCGGCTGGTGATGGCCGCCCTGGTGGGGGCCGCGCTGGCCTGTGCCGGTGCCGTCATGCAGGGCGTCTTCGGCAACCCGCTCGCGGAGCCGGGCGTCGTGGGCGTCTCCTCCGGCGCCGCGGTGGCGGCCGCCGCGATCATCGTCTTCGACCTGGCCACCTTCGGCGCCTGGACCGTCGCCCTGGGCGCCTTCGTCGGTGGACTGGTGACCACGTTCGCGGTCTACCTGCTGGCGCGCGACCACGGGCGTACGGAGGTCGTCACCCTGGTCCTGACCGGCGTCGCGATCAACGCGATGGCCGGCGCTGCGCTCGCCTTCCTGATGTTCCTCGGTGACACCTCGGCGCGCGAGGAGATCATCTTCTGGCAGATGGGCAGCCTCAACGGCTCACGCAACGAGCAGGTCGCCCTGGTGCTGCCGATCGCGCTGGTCGGGATCGTGGCGTCGTTGCTGATGGCCCGCCAGCTCGACCTTCTGGCCCTGGGCGACAAGGCCGCACGCCACGTCGGCGTCGACGTCGAGAAGCTGCGCGTCGTCGCCATCGTGGTGGTCGCCGTGCTGACCGCCGCCGCCGTCTCCTTCGCCGGCATCATCGCCTTCGTCGGCCTGATCGTCCCGCACCTGATGCGGATGGTCGTGGGCCCGGGCCACCGGGCGCTGGTGCCCGCCAGCGCGCTGGGCGGCGCAGTGCTCCTGGTCCTGGCGGACCTGTGGGCGCGCACCGCGATCGCCTACGCCGACCTGCCGATCGGGATGGTCACCTCGCTCATCGGCGGACCGGTCTTCTTCTGGCTGCTGCGCCGCGCCCGGCGCACGGCGGGCGGGTGGGCCTGA
- the tpx gene encoding thiol peroxidase — translation MATTAFKGNPVNTVGDLPAVGSKAPDFELVGAGLSQVTNDQGGKRLVLNIFPSVDTGICAASVRKFNELAADLEDTVVLNVSADLPFAQARFCGAEGIDNVVVGSVFRSSFGQDYGVTMADGPMAGLLARSVVVVEADGTVSYTQVVPEITTEPDYDAVLAAL, via the coding sequence ATGGCAACCACCGCATTCAAGGGCAACCCCGTCAACACCGTCGGCGACCTGCCGGCCGTCGGCTCGAAGGCTCCGGACTTCGAGCTCGTCGGCGCAGGCCTCTCCCAGGTGACCAACGACCAGGGCGGCAAGCGCCTGGTGCTGAACATCTTCCCGAGCGTCGACACCGGCATCTGCGCGGCGAGCGTACGCAAGTTCAACGAGCTCGCCGCCGACCTTGAGGACACCGTTGTGCTCAACGTCTCGGCCGACCTCCCCTTCGCCCAGGCCCGCTTCTGCGGTGCCGAGGGCATCGACAACGTCGTCGTGGGCTCCGTCTTCCGCTCGTCCTTCGGGCAGGACTACGGCGTCACCATGGCCGACGGCCCGATGGCTGGCCTGCTGGCCCGCTCCGTGGTCGTCGTCGAGGCCGATGGCACCGTCTCCTACACCCAGGTCGTCCCCGAGATCACCACCGAGCCCGACTACGACGCGGTCCTCGCCGCTCTCTGA
- a CDS encoding thymidine phosphorylase, which translates to MSQHDAVEVITAKRDGHQLSDSQIDWVIDAYTRGDVAHEQMSALAMAILLNGMDRREIARWTAAMIASGERMDFSTLSRPTADKHSTGGVGDKITLPLAPLVAACGVAVPQLSGRGLGHTGGTLDKLESIPGWRATLSNKEMFDQLEELGAVICAAGDGLAPADKKLYALRDVTGTVEAIPLIASSIMSKKIAEGTGSLVLDVKVGTGAFMKDLDRARELATTMVGLGKDAGVNTVALLTDMSTPLGLTAGNAIEVAESVEVLAGGGPADVVELTVALAREMLAGAGVTDVDPADKLADGSAMDVWRRMVRAQDGDPDATLPVAKESHVVTAPTTGTLTRLDAMAVGMAAWRLGAGRAKQGEAVQAGAGVVWHARPGDEVTAGAPLFTLLTDTPERFDRALASLEGGWEIGAAADFAATPLIHDRIS; encoded by the coding sequence ATGAGCCAGCACGACGCAGTCGAGGTCATCACCGCCAAGCGCGACGGGCACCAGCTGTCCGACTCCCAGATCGACTGGGTGATCGACGCCTACACCCGTGGCGACGTCGCCCACGAGCAGATGTCCGCCCTGGCGATGGCGATCCTGCTCAACGGCATGGACCGTCGCGAGATCGCCCGCTGGACCGCGGCCATGATCGCCTCCGGCGAGCGGATGGACTTCTCCACGCTGTCGCGCCCCACCGCCGACAAGCACTCCACCGGTGGCGTCGGCGACAAGATCACGCTCCCGCTCGCTCCGCTGGTGGCGGCCTGCGGCGTGGCGGTGCCGCAGCTCTCGGGCCGCGGCCTCGGTCACACCGGCGGCACCCTCGACAAGCTCGAGTCGATCCCCGGCTGGCGCGCGACGCTCTCCAACAAGGAGATGTTCGACCAGCTCGAGGAGCTCGGTGCGGTGATCTGCGCGGCCGGCGACGGCCTCGCGCCCGCGGACAAGAAGCTGTACGCCCTGCGCGACGTCACCGGCACGGTCGAGGCGATCCCGCTCATCGCCTCCTCAATCATGAGCAAGAAGATCGCCGAGGGCACCGGCTCGCTGGTGCTCGACGTCAAGGTCGGCACGGGCGCCTTCATGAAGGACCTCGACCGGGCCCGCGAGCTGGCCACGACGATGGTCGGCCTCGGCAAGGACGCCGGCGTCAACACGGTCGCGCTGCTCACCGACATGTCCACCCCGCTCGGCCTGACCGCCGGCAACGCCATCGAGGTGGCGGAGTCGGTGGAGGTGCTGGCCGGCGGCGGCCCCGCCGACGTGGTCGAGCTGACCGTGGCGCTGGCCCGCGAGATGCTCGCCGGGGCGGGCGTCACCGACGTCGACCCCGCCGACAAGCTGGCCGACGGCTCCGCGATGGACGTCTGGCGCCGGATGGTCAGGGCCCAGGACGGTGACCCGGACGCCACCCTGCCGGTGGCCAAGGAGTCGCACGTCGTCACCGCGCCGACCACCGGCACGCTCACCCGCCTCGACGCGATGGCGGTCGGCATGGCCGCCTGGCGCCTCGGTGCCGGTCGCGCCAAGCAGGGTGAGGCCGTCCAGGCCGGCGCCGGAGTCGTGTGGCACGCCCGTCCCGGTGACGAGGTCACCGCCGGCGCGCCGCTCTTCACCCTGCTGACCGACACCCCTGAGCGCTTCGACCGGGCGCTGGCCTCGCTCGAGGGCGGCTGGGAGATCGGCGCCGCCGCCGACTTCGCGGCCACCCCGCTGATCCACGACCGGATCAGCTGA
- a CDS encoding heme oxygenase (biliverdin-producing): MTITEQATVPLSVAFKKGSQDLHDQAEAATFIDDLMNGKVNLAGYVNYLKSLRVVYAALEEVARDNATDPIVAVMHDPALERLASIEADIEALSTGAPEESLCQHEAATAYAADIHAASGNAPAIVAHHYTRYLGDLSGGLAIGKILDRTFGLEGRGLAMYHFEDIKAKVYKENYRERLDHLPLDDAQRAEAVREVQSAFRHNQSVFAELGQHLASYQR; encoded by the coding sequence ATGACCATCACCGAACAAGCCACCGTCCCGTTGTCCGTCGCCTTCAAGAAGGGCTCGCAGGACCTGCACGACCAGGCCGAGGCCGCGACCTTCATCGACGACCTGATGAACGGCAAGGTCAACCTCGCCGGCTACGTCAACTACCTGAAGTCGCTCCGCGTCGTCTACGCCGCGCTCGAGGAGGTCGCCCGCGACAACGCGACCGACCCGATCGTCGCCGTCATGCACGACCCCGCCCTGGAGCGCCTGGCCTCGATCGAGGCCGACATCGAGGCGCTGAGCACCGGCGCCCCCGAGGAGAGCCTCTGCCAGCACGAGGCGGCGACTGCCTACGCGGCCGACATCCACGCCGCCTCCGGCAACGCGCCCGCGATCGTCGCGCACCACTACACCCGTTACCTGGGCGACCTCTCCGGCGGCCTCGCGATCGGCAAGATCCTCGACCGCACCTTCGGCCTCGAGGGTCGCGGCCTGGCGATGTACCACTTCGAGGACATCAAGGCGAAGGTCTACAAGGAAAACTACCGCGAGCGCCTCGACCACCTCCCGCTGGACGACGCGCAGCGCGCCGAGGCCGTGCGCGAGGTGCAGTCCGCCTTCCGCCACAACCAGTCGGTCTTCGCCGAGCTCGGCCAGCACCTGGCCTCCTACCAGCGCTGA
- a CDS encoding VWA domain-containing protein codes for MSTGRHSEGNRRGLTSIALVVALVAAVAGVGWLAFGPDRGSSADDCDVDRPVVISVVPAMQMAMEAALADLKKGDACFPAEIRAESPAAVEDSFFNGGRPDLWVADTPARVDGLASIGVNTTTLTPSLAVSPIGLAGTKKSTEYPTWAEALESGAVMLGDPQVDSASAMALIAPVMEGGTDAARAQAVVTTVAQAYGGRAVEGDVEKTALDEVGASYSKLIPVTEQEMLTQAKGNDKVVDLTPPTGAPALTFPLVKANGGAPDTDLVATALRDWFTSQDGRIALADAGLRPADGSPLVGRGMADDKILDEVPAVQFNEVLGQFGMLSVPSSMLAVFDASGSMDFPAPGGTRMDLAGNAALTALDVLPDTTRLGIWAFSIEQGGPGQDWRELAPMRRLLDTTKGMKHEAYLRKQVKELKKITQGGTGLYDTTLAAYKEAMKNYDRGYYNAIVIFSDGANDDEGSISLSKLLSELENLKDPNKPVRVIGLGISNDADMAALESIARTTGGSWFQANTPSDILMVLSKAISAR; via the coding sequence ATGAGCACTGGACGCCACTCAGAAGGAAACAGGCGCGGACTGACTTCGATCGCGCTCGTGGTGGCGTTGGTGGCTGCAGTGGCCGGCGTCGGATGGCTCGCCTTCGGGCCCGACCGCGGCAGCAGCGCTGACGACTGCGACGTCGATCGACCGGTCGTGATCAGCGTCGTCCCCGCCATGCAGATGGCGATGGAGGCGGCGCTCGCCGACCTCAAGAAGGGCGACGCCTGCTTCCCGGCCGAGATCCGGGCCGAGTCGCCCGCCGCGGTGGAGGACTCCTTCTTCAACGGCGGTCGCCCCGACCTGTGGGTGGCTGACACCCCCGCCCGTGTCGACGGCCTCGCCTCGATCGGTGTCAACACCACGACGCTCACCCCGTCGCTGGCCGTCAGCCCGATCGGTCTGGCCGGCACCAAGAAGAGCACCGAGTACCCCACCTGGGCCGAGGCCCTGGAGTCCGGCGCCGTGATGCTGGGTGACCCGCAGGTCGACAGCGCCAGCGCCATGGCCCTCATCGCGCCGGTGATGGAGGGCGGCACCGACGCCGCTCGCGCCCAGGCCGTCGTCACCACCGTCGCCCAGGCGTACGGCGGTCGCGCCGTCGAGGGTGACGTGGAGAAGACCGCCCTCGACGAGGTCGGCGCCTCCTACTCCAAGCTGATCCCGGTGACCGAGCAGGAGATGCTCACCCAGGCCAAGGGCAACGACAAGGTCGTCGACCTGACGCCGCCCACCGGCGCCCCGGCGCTCACCTTCCCGTTGGTCAAGGCCAACGGTGGAGCCCCCGACACCGACCTCGTGGCCACCGCGCTGCGTGACTGGTTCACCTCCCAGGATGGTCGCATCGCCCTGGCCGACGCCGGTCTGCGTCCCGCCGACGGCTCGCCGCTGGTCGGCCGCGGCATGGCGGACGACAAGATCCTCGACGAGGTCCCTGCCGTCCAGTTCAACGAGGTCCTGGGTCAGTTCGGCATGCTGAGCGTGCCGTCGTCCATGCTCGCCGTCTTCGACGCCTCGGGCTCGATGGACTTCCCTGCCCCGGGCGGAACCCGCATGGACCTCGCCGGCAACGCGGCCCTCACCGCCCTCGACGTCCTGCCGGACACCACGCGCCTGGGCATCTGGGCCTTCTCCATCGAGCAGGGTGGTCCCGGCCAGGACTGGCGTGAGCTCGCACCGATGCGTCGTCTGCTGGACACCACCAAGGGCATGAAGCACGAGGCCTACCTGCGCAAGCAGGTCAAAGAGCTCAAGAAGATCACCCAAGGTGGCACGGGCCTGTACGACACCACGCTGGCGGCCTACAAGGAGGCCATGAAGAACTACGACCGTGGCTACTACAACGCCATCGTCATCTTCTCCGACGGCGCCAACGACGACGAGGGCTCCATCTCGCTCTCGAAGCTCCTCTCCGAGCTCGAGAACCTGAAGGACCCGAACAAGCCGGTCCGCGTGATCGGCCTGGGCATCTCCAACGACGCCGACATGGCTGCCCTGGAGTCGATCGCCCGGACCACCGGCGGCAGCTGGTTCCAGGCGAACACTCCGTCGGACATCCTGATGGTTCTCTCGAAGGCCATCTCAGCTCGCTGA
- a CDS encoding heme/hemin ABC transporter substrate-binding protein — protein sequence MAPLVAAALVLSACGIDTSGSSETRNVAATSVAPDISEVEPAADPRAFTGVVSPRVDETDIDPVVEDPEPELPATVTDAQGNKVTVTDASRILALDLYGTLSRTVFELGLGDRLVGRDTSTQFDQALDLPLVTPKGHDLSAEAILALDPTVIISDTTLGPIDVLLQMEEAGIPVVWVESDRNLGNVGDLTRMTATALGLPEAGTLLADRIDAEVEEVTAKIAAQAPADRDDRLRTVFLYVRGTAGVYYMFGQGSGADDLIDAVGAYDVADEIKWKGMRPVTAEGLVAAAPELVVMMTGGLKSTGGVDGLLEKLPALAQTAAGRNKRIVTVDDSLVLGYGPNTADVLNALAVAVIAPEELS from the coding sequence GTGGCACCGCTCGTCGCTGCTGCCCTGGTCCTGAGCGCCTGCGGCATCGACACCTCCGGCTCCTCCGAGACGCGGAACGTCGCCGCGACCTCCGTGGCCCCTGACATCTCCGAGGTCGAGCCTGCCGCCGACCCGCGCGCCTTCACCGGCGTGGTGTCGCCGCGCGTGGACGAGACCGACATCGACCCCGTCGTGGAGGACCCCGAGCCCGAGCTGCCCGCCACCGTCACCGACGCGCAGGGCAACAAGGTCACCGTCACCGACGCCTCGCGCATCCTCGCGCTCGACCTCTACGGCACGCTCTCGCGCACCGTCTTCGAGCTCGGGCTGGGCGACCGCCTCGTCGGGCGTGACACCTCGACGCAGTTCGACCAGGCCCTCGACCTTCCGCTGGTCACCCCCAAGGGGCACGACCTCAGCGCTGAGGCCATCCTGGCGCTCGACCCCACCGTCATCATCAGCGACACCACCCTCGGCCCGATCGACGTGCTCCTCCAGATGGAGGAGGCGGGCATCCCGGTCGTCTGGGTGGAGTCCGACCGCAACCTGGGCAACGTCGGCGACCTGACCCGGATGACCGCCACGGCCCTCGGGTTGCCGGAGGCCGGCACGCTGCTGGCCGACCGCATCGACGCCGAGGTCGAGGAGGTCACAGCGAAGATCGCTGCCCAGGCCCCCGCCGACCGCGACGACCGTCTACGCACCGTCTTCCTCTACGTACGCGGCACCGCCGGCGTCTACTACATGTTCGGCCAGGGCTCCGGCGCCGACGACCTGATCGACGCGGTGGGCGCCTACGACGTCGCCGACGAGATCAAGTGGAAGGGCATGCGCCCGGTCACCGCCGAGGGCCTCGTCGCCGCCGCGCCCGAGCTCGTCGTCATGATGACCGGGGGACTGAAGTCGACCGGCGGCGTCGACGGCCTGCTCGAGAAGCTGCCCGCGCTGGCCCAGACGGCAGCCGGGCGCAACAAGCGCATCGTCACGGTCGACGACTCCCTGGTCCTGGGCTACGGGCCGAACACCGCCGACGTCCTCAACGCGCTCGCGGTCGCCGTGATCGCGCCCGAGGAGCTCTCGTGA
- a CDS encoding ATP-binding protein — protein sequence MSARVIVLAGPSGSGKSRLSARLGLPVLRLDDYYKSHSTPDLPLLTTGANAGLVDWDDPRTWRLDDAIAGIEDLCSVGHTDVPVYSIPESRPVGVQHLDIGDHPCFVAEGIFAAEVVGQCARRGLLAEAYCVRQHPLVTFWRRLTRDLKERRKPPLVLVRRGIALMRDQRRIVDAAVAKGCRPIHPDEAYEQIRALVTAGTQER from the coding sequence GTGTCCGCGCGCGTCATCGTCCTTGCAGGTCCTTCTGGCTCCGGCAAGTCCCGGCTGTCTGCTCGTCTCGGCCTTCCGGTCCTGCGGCTGGACGACTACTACAAGTCCCACTCCACGCCTGACCTTCCCCTGTTGACCACCGGGGCGAACGCCGGTCTCGTCGATTGGGACGACCCACGGACGTGGCGCCTCGACGACGCGATCGCCGGCATCGAGGACCTGTGCAGCGTCGGTCACACCGACGTACCGGTCTACTCCATCCCGGAGAGCCGCCCGGTCGGCGTGCAGCACCTCGACATCGGCGACCACCCCTGCTTCGTCGCCGAGGGCATCTTCGCGGCCGAGGTCGTCGGGCAGTGCGCACGGCGGGGGCTGCTGGCCGAGGCGTACTGCGTGCGGCAGCACCCGTTGGTGACCTTCTGGCGACGCCTGACCCGCGACCTCAAGGAGCGGCGCAAGCCCCCGCTGGTGCTGGTGCGCCGGGGCATCGCCCTGATGCGCGACCAGCGTCGGATCGTCGACGCCGCGGTGGCGAAGGGGTGCCGCCCCATCCACCCCGACGAGGCCTACGAGCAGATCCGGGCCCTGGTCACGGCCGGCACGCAGGAGCGCTGA
- a CDS encoding aldehyde dehydrogenase family protein: MSPADTPRAGVRKTYKLYIGGAFPRSESGYSYVVNDSKGNFVANAALASRKDARDAVVAARKAFGGWSARSAYNRAQIVYRIAEVLEDRRAQFVELVRQGEGLSTGKANDVVNESVDRLVWYAGWADKITQVTGSANPVAAPFFNLSSPEPTGVVAIAAPQESSLLGLVSVLAPVIVTGNTAVVVSSYARPLPAVNLAEVLATSDVPGGVVNILTGDWRAPLPWLASHMDVNALDLTGVASDVEAAADLEATAAENLKRVLRAPAQEEDWYAAPGIERMTTFLETKTVWHPVGI, translated from the coding sequence GTGAGTCCTGCTGACACCCCCCGCGCTGGAGTGCGCAAGACGTACAAGCTCTACATCGGTGGGGCGTTCCCCCGCTCCGAGTCGGGCTACTCCTACGTCGTCAACGACTCGAAGGGAAACTTCGTGGCCAACGCCGCCCTGGCGTCCCGCAAGGACGCGCGTGACGCCGTCGTCGCGGCCCGCAAGGCCTTCGGCGGCTGGTCCGCCCGCTCGGCCTACAACCGCGCCCAGATCGTCTACCGCATCGCCGAGGTCCTCGAGGACCGTCGCGCCCAGTTCGTCGAGCTGGTGCGTCAGGGCGAGGGTCTCTCCACCGGCAAGGCCAACGACGTGGTGAACGAGAGCGTCGACCGCCTGGTCTGGTATGCCGGCTGGGCCGACAAGATCACCCAGGTGACCGGCTCCGCCAACCCGGTGGCGGCGCCCTTCTTCAACCTCTCCTCGCCCGAGCCGACGGGCGTGGTGGCCATTGCCGCCCCGCAGGAGTCCTCCCTGCTCGGCCTCGTCTCCGTCCTGGCCCCGGTCATCGTCACCGGCAACACGGCTGTGGTGGTGAGCTCGTACGCTCGCCCACTCCCCGCCGTGAACCTCGCCGAGGTGCTGGCCACGAGCGACGTCCCCGGCGGCGTCGTCAACATTCTCACGGGTGACTGGCGCGCACCGCTCCCCTGGCTCGCCTCCCACATGGACGTCAACGCCCTCGACCTCACCGGTGTCGCCAGCGACGTCGAGGCGGCTGCCGACCTCGAGGCCACCGCCGCCGAGAACTTGAAGCGCGTGCTCCGTGCGCCCGCCCAGGAGGAGGACTGGTACGCCGCTCCCGGCATCGAGCGGATGACCACCTTCCTCGAGACCAAGACGGTCTGGCACCCGGTCGGCATCTGA
- a CDS encoding aldehyde dehydrogenase family protein, giving the protein MVKVPDQASPATLFEYAPAPESRAIVDIAPSYGHFVDGELIAGTGAAFKSINPATEEVLAEVSAATDAEVDAAVRAARRAYDTVWSRMPGRERAKYLYRIARIIQERGRELAVLETLDNGKPIKETRDFDVPTVAAHFFYYAGWADKLEYAVPGKPAPQPLGVAAQVIPWNFPLLMLAWKIAPALAAGNTVVLKPAETTPLSAMLFAEICQQADLPPGVVNIVNGAGDTGRALVAHPDVDKVAFTGSTEVGRAIARQIAGTSKKATLELGGKAANVVFDDAPIDQAVEGIVNGIFFNQGHVCCAGSRLLVQESVADEVLERLKRRMSTLRLGDPLDKNTDIGAVNSAEQLARITELTGAGEDEGATRWSPACDLPSTGFWFPPTVFSNVTQAHRIAREEIFGPVLSVLTFRTPTEAVEKANNTPYGLSAGVWTEKGSRILWMANQLRAGVVWANTFNKFDPTSPFGGYKESGYGREGGRHGLEGYLK; this is encoded by the coding sequence ATGGTCAAGGTTCCCGATCAGGCGTCGCCCGCGACGCTCTTCGAGTACGCACCCGCCCCGGAGTCGCGCGCGATCGTCGACATCGCGCCCTCCTACGGCCACTTCGTCGACGGCGAGCTGATCGCCGGCACCGGCGCCGCGTTCAAGTCGATCAACCCCGCCACCGAGGAGGTGCTCGCGGAGGTCTCCGCGGCCACCGACGCCGAGGTGGACGCCGCCGTTCGTGCCGCACGCAGGGCGTACGACACGGTCTGGTCGCGCATGCCGGGCCGCGAGCGCGCCAAGTACCTCTACCGGATCGCGCGGATCATCCAGGAGCGTGGGCGTGAGCTCGCCGTGCTGGAGACGCTCGACAACGGCAAGCCGATCAAGGAGACGCGCGACTTCGACGTCCCCACGGTCGCTGCGCACTTCTTCTACTACGCCGGTTGGGCCGACAAGCTCGAGTACGCCGTGCCCGGCAAGCCCGCGCCCCAGCCGCTCGGCGTGGCGGCCCAGGTCATCCCGTGGAACTTCCCGCTGCTGATGCTGGCGTGGAAGATCGCGCCCGCCCTGGCCGCGGGCAACACGGTCGTGCTCAAGCCGGCCGAGACCACTCCCCTGAGCGCCATGCTCTTCGCGGAGATCTGCCAGCAGGCCGACCTCCCGCCGGGCGTCGTCAACATCGTCAACGGCGCCGGTGACACCGGTCGGGCCCTGGTGGCCCACCCGGACGTCGACAAGGTCGCCTTCACCGGTTCGACCGAGGTCGGTCGGGCCATCGCCCGACAGATCGCCGGGACCAGCAAGAAGGCCACCCTCGAGCTCGGCGGCAAGGCCGCCAACGTGGTCTTCGACGACGCGCCCATCGACCAGGCGGTCGAGGGCATCGTCAACGGCATCTTCTTCAACCAGGGCCACGTCTGCTGCGCAGGCTCGCGCCTGCTGGTGCAGGAGTCGGTGGCCGACGAGGTGCTCGAGCGGCTCAAGCGCCGGATGTCGACGCTGCGCCTGGGCGACCCGCTGGACAAGAACACCGACATCGGTGCGGTGAACTCGGCCGAACAGCTCGCCCGGATCACCGAGCTCACCGGAGCCGGCGAGGACGAGGGTGCGACCCGTTGGTCGCCCGCCTGCGACCTCCCGAGCACCGGTTTCTGGTTCCCGCCGACGGTCTTCAGCAACGTGACCCAGGCGCACCGGATCGCCCGCGAGGAGATCTTCGGCCCGGTCCTGTCGGTCCTCACCTTCCGTACCCCCACCGAGGCGGTCGAGAAGGCGAACAACACCCCCTACGGCCTCTCCGCGGGTGTGTGGACCGAGAAGGGCTCGCGCATCCTGTGGATGGCGAACCAGCTCCGCGCCGGTGTCGTCTGGGCCAACACGTTCAACAAGTTCGATCCGACGTCGCCGTTCGGCGGCTACAAGGAGTCCGGCTACGGTCGCGAAGGCGGTCGTCACGGCCTGGAGGGATACCTCAAGTGA